In Struthio camelus isolate bStrCam1 unplaced genomic scaffold, bStrCam1.hap1 HAP1_SCAFFOLD_55, whole genome shotgun sequence, the following proteins share a genomic window:
- the LOC138065550 gene encoding olfactory receptor 14C36-like, with translation MSNSSSVTEFLLAFAETRQLQLLHFLLFLGIYLAALLANGLIITAIACHHRLHTPMDFFLFNLSLLNLASISTTVPTSMANSLTDTTTISYSGCAAQVFLVSFLFGGEISLLTVMAYDRYVAICRPLHYGTLLGGSRACVQMAAAAWGSGFLNALLHTANTFSIPLCQSNAVGQFFCEIPQILKLSCSQSCLREVGVVVVSVGLFFACFMFIVLSYVQIFTVVLRIPSEQGRHKAFSMCLPHLAVDSLFISSAIFAYLKPSSLSSPSLDLVVAVLYAVVHPALNPLIYSLRNKELRDALRKV, from the coding sequence atgtccaacagcagctccgtcactgaattcctcctggcattcgcagaaacccggcagctgcagctcttgcacttcttgctcttcctgggcatctacctggctgccctcctggccaacggcctcatcatcaccgccatagcctgccaccaccgcctccacacccccatggacttcttcctctttaatctctccctcctcaacctggcctccatctccaccactgtccccacatccatggccaattccctcacggacaccacgaccatctcctactcgggatgcgctgcccaggtcttcctggtttccttcttgtttggaggagagatttctcttctcactgtcatggcctatgaccgctacgttgccatctgcagacccctgcactacgggaccctcctgggtggcagcagagcttgtgtccaaatggcagcagctgcctggggcagcggctttctcaatgctctcctgcacactgccaacacattttccatacctctctgccaaagcaatgctgtggggcagttcttctgtgagatcccccagatcctcaagctctcctgctcacaatcctgcctccgggaagttggggttgttgtggttagtgttggtttattttttgcatgtttcatgttcattgtgctgtcctacgtacagatcttcacagttgtgctgaggatcccctccgagcagggccggcacaaagccttctccatgtgcctccctcacctggccgtggactccttgtttatcagcagtgcaatatttgcctacctgaagccctcctccctctcctccccatccctggatctggtggtggctgttttgtacgcagtggtgcatccagcactgaaccccctcatctacagcctgaggaacaaggagctccgagatgccctgaggaaagtg